The Castor canadensis chromosome X, mCasCan1.hap1v2, whole genome shotgun sequence genome includes a region encoding these proteins:
- the LOC141419655 gene encoding melanoma-associated antigen 10-like has product MREAISLVPSLLLKYQMKEPITKAEMLDYVRRSHQDYFPAVFSRACDCLHLVFGIEMREVDPSSHSYILVTSLGLTYDGLLSDKQGMPKTGLLIITLSIIVVEGNCASEQVFWEGLSMMGVYAGREHYFYGNPRKLITEDFVQEQYLEYRQVPNSDPACYEFLWGPRAYAETSRIDVLKHWAKFSRRVPRFLQSLNDRASRNEEEGAQA; this is encoded by the coding sequence ATGCGAGAAGCAATATCCTTGGTGCCATCCCTGCTCCTCAAGTATCAAATGAAGGAGCCAATCACCAAGGCAGAGATGCTAGATTATGTCAGGAGAAGTCACCAGGATTACTTCCCTGCAGTCTTCAGCAGAGCCTGTGATTGCTTGCATCTGGTCTTTGGCATTGAAATGAGGGAAGTGGACCCCTCCAGCCACTCCTATATCCTTGTCACTTCCCTGGGGCTGACATATGATGGGTTGCTTAGTGATAAGCAGGGCATGCCCAAGACGGGCCTGCTGATCATCACCCTGAGTATCATCGTTGTGGAAGGCAACTGTGCCTCTGAACAGGTTTTCTGGGAAGGGCTGAGTATGATGGGGGTTTATGCTGGGAGGGAGCACTACTTCTATGGGAATCCCAGGAAGCTCATCACTGAAGATTTTGTGCAGGAGCAGTACTTAGAGTACCGCCAGGTCCCCAACAGTGATCCTGCTTGCTATGAGTTCCTGTGGGGCCCAAGGGCCTATGCTGAAACCAGCAGGATTGACGTCCTGAAACACTGGGCCAAGTTCAGTAGACGTGTTCCTAGGTTCCTCCAATCCCTGAATGATCGGGCTTCTAGAAATGAGGAAGAGGGGGCCCAAGCATGA